A stretch of the Tardiphaga sp. 709 genome encodes the following:
- a CDS encoding ExeM/NucH family extracellular endonuclease, protein MSTTYHALAVSDLVQDWSNAGAINADDNWSSVPSIVGYLGDINAGSPTGTDPRTLTGAGLGAVDVIANQTAPNSLTNGGVAEFAVANPTIALNGSGTADAPSLVLYLDASGRDNVRLTFNARDLDGSADDASQPIAVQYRMGSTGTWTNVPGGYAADVTTANAATQVTPFNLLLPSEVNGHADLQVRILTTNAGGNDEWVGIDDIRVTSNASTPVVGQTVGFSAGTVSVSHDEGNNGSTVYQFTVERSGGADGDVSFSGTIASAQTDASDFVGSVPSSFSGVIPAGQGSATVTVVVAGDTTSEPNENFTLTLQSASNSAAVATTIGIAQATGTIVNDDVAITKISAIQGAGATSGMVGQTVTVEAIVVGDFQNGDGDNSRNLNGFYVQEEVTDSDGNVLTSEAIFVFGGNGDVAVGDRVRVTGSISEYFGLTELTATNISVVEAGAVADISTMATVIDLPGADTTLSQDGDYQPNLEAYEGMLVTLPETLVITEQFNLDRFNEIKLVAGDRPAQFTQENAPDAAAYQAYLAELGSRTITYDDGLNAQNAAISNLDGFGSTYNTATAPRMGDTITGLTGVLDYQWAGNAASGATWRVRSVENGINTFEDGAAPRTAAPDDVGGTLQVASFNVLNFFKTLDNGASTAIGQEPRGANDAVEFSRQTGKLVDTILAMDVDVLALTELENDFLPGSSGNAIEYLVGQLNAAAGPGTYAWVNPGQQFVGGDAIAVGFIYKTADVKIADGTTVAILNDADLPGLGLSGLLSQSSVGHIFDGANTSRNALAVTFEQIATGETFTAIANHLKSKSGTGTGLDADQGDGQGNWQNQRELAATALTAWANSDPTGSGDSDVLMLGDFNSYAKEQATGIIENAGYENLHDREGDAYSYVFDGQTGTLDYAFANDSLSSQVTGVTTWHINADEADALDYNTDFSRDPAIFDADTNVRVSDHDPVIVGLDLNQNQTPSTYRLQILHASDFEAGLDAVDRAGNFAAIVDYLEETQANSITLSSGDNFIPSPFFSAGSDASLKEVYETALETYYGLASGTLNITPGFGSADISMLNIIGVQASAIGNHEFDAGTNPLAAIMRQTAGFPGAQFPFLSANLDFSGDPNLAGLYTSLIQNADNYSGFPPAVGIGKKIAPATIIEEGGEKIGVVGATTQIVESISSTGGVEVIGDDVDDMVALAAILQPTIDSLIAQGINKIILVSHLQQIAFEQALAPLLHGVDIIISGGSNTLLADAQDTLRPGDTADGTYPIVTHNADGNTTLIVNTDGEYSYVGRLVVDFDANGNVIAGSVDPNVSGAYATTDGRVADLYDDVIDVDGDGDIDAADANPFAEGSKGDLVNDIAQGVGNVIDAQDGNLFGSTNVYLEGRRGEVRTEETNLGDLTADANLWYAQKADATVMVSIKNGGGVRDSIGSVSAVGGVAQENPPSANPGVGKEEGDISQLDIANSLRFNNALSMVTVTATQLLTVLEHAVAATANGATPGQFAQVGGIAYSFDKDSPAGNRIQSAALIDENGNPVLALVENGELVVDANMAIRVVTLSFLLTGGDGYPFASFIAANPAFANVVNLSPNLVPDAGQVANFAAEGTEQDAFAEYLAAHYSETAYDVLDTDRAHDTRIQNLDYRSDTVLSVQPIVLVGDDDDNILTGALGNDTISGGEGDDTLTGLGGDDNLEGGEGDDTLLGGAGNDTLAGGEGDDALSGDAGNDVLAGGEGDDTLSGGAGDDVLDGGEGYDTLDGGAGNDRLIAGAGDIASGGDGDDVIEVSTDDYAPASIDGGAGNDTVKLVGGGTGSLDGSTVINVENLLVHGGAWTVGSTVSYDHVTVEDGATLESGVTRNGADTLVIAAGGKLIAGTAILWSGGGAAVVDNAGLIEGSSRVLNTTSGATGSLVFNNATGGTVRGALNPQQAGHADATITINNAGVMEAGGRVLDFRNFDGAGASAVINNLAGGIIRQYGSDTDVIRPGNDGVVNNWGTITTDPTFVGGGDLIDFQSDTGGKVNNYAGGLMEGSRHVVTGDNAVTVVNSGTMIGRNGSAVNIDNGGSEAEKVFITNHGIMEGRSAELTDSDGDAIDVDGLVQVLNYGRISGLGAEGYHDGEPNVSEAIAMGGGSVVNSATGEIYGYGRAIQVDNSGNAAAFGASTIVNDGLIKGDGHGPEGVAPADAARFDLRGNEAINLVGDYEDFVGNNSTGRIIGGVSMGGARDTLNNSGSIVATGGSAIDMGAGNDQVNLYVGASVTGKILLGTGDDVALSTSAGGFEIDGGDGSDTMAMDYAYGGADILSGGNGNDYIYAGAGNDQVDGGADDDTLYGNDGDDLIKGGSGNDDIAGGIGADTIHGDGGNDSIDGGEGNDTVFYTGTFNNHGYALNTDGSIKVTDLRNGAPDGLDTLRNVEQLNFVDGAWKLVVGTNGDDAITGSAGNDLVFGGSGNDTFLGTGGLDTYDGGDGADTIDYSQITFKVTVDLASGLAYYPGYLAGADHFSNIENAIGTGYDDLLIGTSGANTLIGGAGNDVLNGGDGDDVLRGGAGNDTIDGGAGYDVLDLSDATGALTVNYAAGTVTGAGIGTDHFTGIESILFGTGNDQITGGNGDDTFDGGAGNDTINGGAGDDALSGGVGDDAIDGGSGDDVVSGGIGNDTLKAGSGDDSVDGGDGNDIIDAGSGDDIIVAGAGADKVNAGSGNDIVGGGTGDDILTGGSGSDVFVFAAGFGKDMITDFAASGSSKDFIQFSSDLFSDYADVMSHTAQVGSSIVVTLDENHAVTLANTSLASLTADDFRFV, encoded by the coding sequence ATGTCAACGACATATCACGCTCTTGCCGTTAGCGATCTCGTGCAGGATTGGTCCAATGCCGGCGCGATCAACGCCGATGACAATTGGTCTTCCGTTCCATCGATCGTCGGCTATCTCGGTGACATCAACGCTGGTTCGCCAACTGGCACCGATCCGCGGACATTGACCGGCGCTGGGCTCGGCGCCGTCGATGTGATCGCCAATCAGACCGCCCCGAATTCTCTTACCAATGGCGGCGTTGCGGAATTCGCTGTTGCCAATCCGACCATTGCGCTGAACGGCTCGGGTACTGCCGACGCGCCGAGCCTCGTGCTTTATCTCGATGCGAGCGGCCGCGATAATGTGCGGCTGACTTTCAATGCGCGCGATCTCGACGGCAGCGCAGACGATGCGTCCCAGCCAATTGCGGTGCAGTACCGGATGGGTTCCACCGGGACCTGGACGAATGTGCCGGGTGGCTACGCTGCCGACGTGACTACCGCGAATGCCGCTACTCAAGTGACGCCTTTCAATTTGCTGCTGCCGTCCGAAGTCAATGGGCACGCGGACTTGCAGGTCCGGATTCTCACCACCAATGCCGGTGGCAATGACGAGTGGGTCGGGATCGACGATATCCGCGTTACGAGCAATGCCAGCACCCCGGTCGTAGGCCAGACTGTCGGCTTTTCCGCAGGCACGGTGTCGGTCTCGCATGACGAGGGCAATAACGGCTCGACCGTCTATCAATTCACCGTGGAGCGCAGCGGTGGCGCCGATGGCGATGTCTCGTTCTCCGGAACCATCGCCTCCGCGCAGACCGACGCATCGGACTTCGTCGGAAGCGTGCCGAGTAGCTTTAGCGGCGTGATTCCGGCTGGGCAGGGCTCGGCAACGGTGACCGTTGTGGTCGCCGGTGACACCACCAGCGAGCCGAATGAAAATTTCACGCTGACGCTTCAGAGCGCTTCCAATTCCGCCGCCGTGGCGACCACGATTGGCATTGCACAAGCCACCGGCACCATCGTCAATGATGATGTTGCGATTACCAAGATCAGCGCCATCCAGGGCGCGGGCGCCACCAGCGGAATGGTCGGCCAGACGGTCACCGTCGAAGCCATCGTCGTTGGCGATTTCCAGAACGGGGACGGCGATAACAGCCGCAACCTGAACGGCTTCTATGTTCAGGAAGAGGTGACCGACTCCGACGGTAATGTCCTGACCTCCGAAGCCATCTTCGTATTCGGCGGCAACGGCGACGTGGCCGTCGGCGACCGTGTCCGTGTCACCGGCTCGATCAGCGAGTATTTCGGTCTCACCGAACTCACCGCGACCAACATTTCCGTGGTTGAAGCGGGGGCAGTTGCCGATATCAGCACGATGGCGACCGTGATCGATCTGCCGGGTGCCGACACCACGCTGAGCCAGGACGGCGACTATCAGCCGAACCTCGAAGCCTATGAGGGTATGCTGGTCACGCTGCCAGAGACGCTCGTGATCACCGAGCAGTTCAACCTCGATCGCTTCAATGAAATCAAGCTGGTAGCAGGCGATCGCCCGGCCCAGTTCACTCAGGAAAATGCGCCGGACGCTGCAGCCTACCAGGCCTATCTGGCCGAACTCGGCTCGCGCACCATCACCTACGATGACGGCCTGAACGCGCAGAACGCGGCCATCAGCAATCTCGATGGTTTCGGCTCGACCTACAACACCGCCACTGCGCCGCGGATGGGAGACACGATCACCGGGCTGACTGGCGTGCTGGACTATCAGTGGGCTGGCAATGCCGCATCGGGCGCGACCTGGCGGGTCCGCTCGGTCGAGAACGGCATTAATACGTTCGAAGACGGCGCCGCGCCGCGGACTGCTGCGCCCGATGACGTCGGCGGTACGCTCCAGGTCGCAAGCTTCAACGTCCTGAATTTCTTCAAGACGCTGGATAATGGCGCCAGCACCGCCATCGGCCAGGAGCCGCGCGGCGCCAACGACGCCGTCGAATTCTCCCGCCAGACTGGCAAGCTCGTCGATACCATTCTTGCAATGGATGTCGACGTGTTGGCGCTGACCGAGCTTGAGAACGATTTTCTGCCGGGTTCGTCTGGCAATGCGATCGAATATCTGGTCGGCCAGCTCAATGCCGCTGCGGGTCCCGGCACCTATGCCTGGGTCAATCCCGGTCAGCAATTTGTTGGTGGCGATGCCATCGCTGTCGGCTTCATCTACAAGACCGCGGATGTGAAAATCGCGGACGGGACGACGGTCGCGATCCTCAACGATGCCGATTTGCCTGGACTCGGGCTTTCTGGCCTGCTGAGCCAGAGCTCCGTCGGGCATATCTTCGACGGCGCGAATACCAGCCGCAATGCGCTTGCGGTGACGTTCGAGCAGATCGCCACCGGAGAAACTTTCACCGCAATCGCTAACCACCTCAAATCCAAGAGCGGCACCGGCACCGGCCTCGACGCTGACCAGGGTGACGGTCAGGGTAACTGGCAGAACCAGCGCGAACTCGCGGCGACTGCGCTCACCGCTTGGGCCAATAGCGACCCGACCGGTTCCGGCGACAGCGACGTGCTGATGCTCGGCGATTTCAACAGCTACGCCAAGGAGCAGGCAACGGGCATCATCGAGAATGCAGGCTATGAGAACCTGCATGATCGCGAGGGTGATGCTTATTCTTATGTCTTCGACGGTCAGACCGGCACCCTAGACTATGCTTTCGCGAATGACAGCCTGTCGTCGCAGGTTACTGGCGTGACTACCTGGCACATCAATGCCGATGAGGCCGATGCCCTCGACTATAACACCGACTTTTCGCGCGATCCGGCGATCTTCGATGCCGATACGAATGTCCGCGTTTCCGACCACGATCCGGTCATCGTTGGCCTCGATCTGAACCAGAACCAGACGCCGTCGACCTACAGGCTGCAGATATTGCATGCGTCGGATTTCGAGGCCGGTCTCGATGCGGTCGATCGTGCCGGCAATTTTGCCGCCATCGTCGATTACCTCGAAGAGACACAGGCGAATTCGATCACGCTGTCGTCGGGCGACAACTTCATCCCCAGCCCGTTCTTCAGTGCTGGCAGCGACGCTTCGCTGAAGGAAGTATATGAGACCGCCCTCGAGACCTATTACGGTCTTGCCAGCGGCACGCTGAACATCACGCCCGGCTTCGGCAGCGCCGACATCTCGATGCTGAACATCATCGGCGTGCAGGCCTCGGCGATCGGCAATCACGAATTCGACGCCGGCACCAACCCGCTCGCAGCGATCATGCGGCAGACTGCCGGCTTCCCGGGCGCACAGTTCCCGTTTCTATCTGCCAATCTGGATTTCTCGGGCGATCCCAATCTCGCCGGCCTCTACACCAGTCTCATCCAGAACGCTGACAACTATTCCGGCTTCCCGCCGGCCGTCGGTATCGGCAAGAAGATCGCGCCTGCGACCATCATCGAGGAGGGCGGCGAAAAGATCGGCGTGGTGGGTGCCACCACCCAGATCGTCGAAAGCATTTCCTCGACGGGCGGCGTCGAAGTGATCGGCGACGATGTTGACGACATGGTCGCACTTGCTGCGATCCTGCAGCCGACCATCGACAGTCTGATCGCCCAGGGTATCAACAAGATCATCCTGGTCAGCCATCTCCAGCAGATCGCGTTCGAGCAGGCGCTTGCACCGTTGCTGCACGGCGTCGACATCATCATCTCGGGCGGATCGAACACGCTGCTTGCCGATGCACAGGATACGCTGCGTCCAGGCGACACCGCCGATGGCACTTACCCGATCGTGACCCACAATGCCGATGGCAACACCACGCTGATTGTCAATACCGATGGCGAATACTCCTATGTCGGCCGCCTGGTGGTCGATTTCGACGCCAATGGCAATGTCATCGCGGGCAGCGTCGATCCGAATGTCAGCGGTGCCTATGCGACCACCGACGGACGGGTCGCCGATCTCTATGACGACGTCATCGATGTCGACGGCGACGGCGATATCGATGCGGCGGATGCCAATCCGTTTGCCGAGGGCAGCAAGGGTGATCTCGTCAACGACATCGCCCAGGGCGTCGGCAATGTGATCGACGCTCAGGACGGCAATCTGTTTGGCAGCACCAATGTCTATCTGGAAGGCCGTCGCGGCGAGGTCCGCACCGAGGAGACCAATCTGGGCGACCTCACGGCCGACGCCAATCTCTGGTACGCCCAGAAGGCCGATGCGACGGTGATGGTCTCGATCAAGAATGGCGGCGGTGTCCGCGATTCGATCGGCAGCGTCTCCGCAGTGGGCGGCGTCGCCCAAGAGAATCCGCCATCGGCCAATCCCGGTGTCGGCAAGGAAGAGGGCGACATCTCGCAGCTCGACATCGCCAACTCGCTGCGCTTCAACAATGCCCTGTCCATGGTGACCGTGACGGCAACGCAGTTGCTGACAGTGCTGGAGCATGCGGTGGCCGCGACTGCGAATGGCGCCACCCCCGGTCAGTTCGCACAGGTCGGCGGGATCGCTTACTCCTTCGACAAGGATAGCCCGGCCGGCAACCGTATTCAGTCGGCCGCGCTGATCGACGAGAACGGCAATCCCGTTCTTGCTCTGGTCGAGAACGGTGAGCTCGTTGTCGATGCCAATATGGCGATCCGGGTCGTGACGCTGAGCTTCCTGCTCACGGGCGGCGACGGCTATCCGTTCGCGAGCTTCATTGCGGCGAATCCGGCCTTTGCCAATGTTGTGAACCTGTCTCCGAATCTCGTGCCCGATGCCGGTCAGGTGGCCAACTTCGCGGCTGAAGGCACCGAACAGGACGCGTTCGCCGAATATCTCGCGGCGCACTATTCCGAAACGGCCTACGATGTCCTCGATACCGACCGCGCGCATGACACACGGATCCAAAACCTCGACTATCGGTCGGATACGGTGCTCTCCGTGCAGCCGATCGTGCTGGTCGGCGACGACGATGACAACATCCTCACCGGCGCACTCGGCAACGATACGATCTCCGGCGGCGAGGGCGATGACACGCTGACAGGTCTTGGCGGTGATGATAACCTCGAGGGCGGCGAAGGCGACGATACGCTGCTCGGCGGTGCGGGGAATGATACGCTCGCCGGTGGCGAGGGTGACGACGCCCTCAGCGGCGATGCTGGCAACGATGTTCTCGCAGGCGGCGAAGGTGACGACACGCTTTCTGGTGGCGCCGGTGACGACGTTCTCGACGGCGGCGAGGGGTACGATACGCTGGATGGCGGCGCAGGCAACGACCGGTTGATTGCCGGAGCCGGCGATATCGCGTCCGGCGGCGACGGCGACGACGTCATCGAAGTCTCGACCGACGATTACGCGCCGGCATCGATCGATGGCGGTGCAGGCAACGACACGGTCAAGCTGGTCGGCGGCGGCACCGGTTCGCTGGATGGCTCGACGGTGATCAATGTCGAGAATCTGCTGGTCCATGGTGGCGCCTGGACCGTGGGCTCCACGGTCAGTTACGACCATGTCACTGTGGAAGACGGAGCGACGCTGGAATCCGGCGTGACGCGCAACGGTGCCGACACGCTGGTGATCGCCGCAGGCGGTAAGCTGATCGCCGGTACCGCCATCCTCTGGTCGGGTGGCGGCGCCGCTGTGGTCGACAATGCCGGCCTGATCGAAGGATCGAGCCGCGTGCTCAACACCACGTCCGGTGCGACGGGGTCGCTGGTCTTCAACAACGCAACGGGCGGCACCGTGCGCGGAGCGCTGAACCCGCAACAGGCGGGACACGCCGATGCGACCATCACCATCAACAATGCCGGCGTCATGGAAGCGGGCGGTCGTGTCCTGGACTTCCGCAACTTCGATGGCGCCGGAGCCTCGGCGGTCATCAACAACCTTGCCGGCGGCATCATCCGCCAGTACGGCAGCGACACCGATGTGATCCGCCCCGGCAATGACGGGGTTGTCAACAACTGGGGCACGATCACGACCGATCCGACCTTCGTCGGCGGAGGCGACCTGATCGACTTCCAGAGCGATACCGGCGGCAAGGTCAACAACTATGCCGGTGGTCTGATGGAGGGCTCGCGCCATGTCGTGACCGGCGACAATGCCGTGACCGTTGTCAACTCAGGCACGATGATCGGTCGCAACGGCTCGGCGGTGAACATCGACAATGGCGGCTCCGAGGCCGAGAAGGTCTTCATCACCAATCACGGCATTATGGAAGGCCGCTCTGCCGAACTCACCGACTCCGATGGCGACGCCATCGATGTCGATGGTCTGGTGCAGGTCCTCAATTACGGCCGTATCTCCGGTCTCGGTGCCGAAGGGTATCATGACGGCGAGCCGAACGTCTCCGAGGCCATCGCCATGGGTGGAGGCTCTGTCGTCAACAGCGCCACGGGCGAGATCTACGGTTACGGTCGCGCCATCCAGGTGGACAATTCCGGCAATGCCGCCGCGTTCGGCGCCAGCACGATTGTCAATGATGGTCTCATCAAGGGCGACGGGCACGGTCCGGAAGGCGTGGCTCCAGCTGATGCCGCTCGTTTCGACCTGCGCGGCAACGAGGCGATCAATCTGGTCGGTGACTATGAGGATTTCGTCGGCAACAACAGCACGGGCCGGATCATCGGCGGCGTATCGATGGGCGGAGCCAGGGACACCCTGAACAACTCCGGTTCGATCGTTGCGACCGGTGGATCGGCGATCGACATGGGCGCCGGCAACGACCAGGTGAACCTCTATGTCGGTGCGTCGGTGACCGGCAAGATCCTGCTCGGGACCGGTGACGACGTCGCTCTCTCGACCTCGGCTGGCGGCTTCGAGATCGATGGCGGCGACGGCAGCGATACGATGGCCATGGACTACGCATATGGCGGTGCTGACATCCTCAGCGGCGGAAACGGCAACGACTACATCTATGCCGGTGCAGGCAACGATCAGGTCGATGGCGGAGCTGACGACGATACGCTCTATGGCAATGACGGCGATGACCTGATCAAGGGCGGATCTGGCAATGACGATATCGCCGGCGGCATTGGAGCTGACACCATTCATGGTGATGGCGGCAATGACAGCATCGATGGTGGCGAAGGGAACGATACCGTCTTCTACACGGGAACGTTCAACAACCACGGCTACGCGTTGAACACGGACGGCTCCATCAAGGTCACCGACCTGCGCAATGGTGCGCCGGACGGGCTCGACACGCTGCGTAATGTCGAGCAGCTCAATTTTGTCGATGGGGCCTGGAAGCTAGTGGTCGGCACCAACGGCGACGACGCGATCACCGGTTCTGCCGGCAATGATCTCGTGTTCGGCGGCAGCGGAAATGATACTTTCCTCGGTACCGGCGGGCTGGATACCTATGACGGCGGCGACGGCGCCGACACGATCGACTACAGCCAGATCACATTCAAGGTGACGGTCGATCTTGCCTCCGGGCTCGCTTACTACCCCGGCTATCTTGCCGGCGCCGATCACTTCAGCAATATCGAGAATGCGATCGGGACCGGCTATGACGATCTTCTGATCGGAACCAGCGGTGCCAACACGCTGATTGGTGGCGCGGGCAACGACGTTCTGAACGGCGGCGACGGCGACGACGTCCTGCGCGGCGGTGCCGGCAACGACACGATCGACGGCGGAGCGGGCTATGATGTGCTCGACCTGTCGGATGCGACCGGAGCGTTGACGGTCAACTACGCGGCCGGAACGGTGACGGGTGCCGGGATCGGGACCGATCATTTCACCGGCATCGAGTCGATCCTGTTCGGTACGGGGAATGATCAGATCACCGGCGGCAACGGTGACGACACCTTCGACGGCGGTGCCGGCAACGACACCATCAATGGCGGTGCGGGTGACGATGCACTCAGCGGCGGCGTGGGTGACGACGCGATCGACGGTGGTTCCGGTGACGACGTGGTGTCCGGCGGCATCGGCAACGATACGCTGAAGGCCGGCTCCGGCGATGACAGCGTCGATGGCGGCGACGGTAACGACATCATCGATGCCGGCTCGGGCGACGACATCATCGTGGCCGGCGCGGGTGCGGACAAGGTGAATGCCGGCTCCGGCAACGACATCGTCGGCGGTGGAACCGGCGACGATATCCTGACTGGCGGTTCTGGCTCCGACGTGTTCGTATTCGCTGCCGGGTTCGGAAAGGATATGATCACCGACTTCGCCGCGAGCGGATCTTCCAAGGACTTCATCCAGTTCTCCAGCGATCTGTTCTCCGACTATGCCGATGTGATGTCTCACACCGCCCAGGTCGGCAGCAGCATCGTGGTGACGCTGGATGAAAACCACGCAGTTACGCTCGCCAACACCAGCTTGGCGTCGCTTACCGCTGACGACTTCCGCTTCGTCTAG
- a CDS encoding GntR family transcriptional regulator, whose protein sequence is MAATLRRPFNDNQHDVERRFAPRTIPDQVAEELGAEIVSGRRKAGERLVELDLARDFGVSRGPIREAIRILERRRLVDIFPRRGAYIRPLSLKSVADLFNVRTALSMLAVRTMATTPVESFIDTLARRCDELRVAVEIDDPMAFAHTTTRAVKTIARGSGNELLVELLTDLANQTVWETIWKTPLDYQTRDIRRLSADLMASTLKAIRQRKPNAAVTHLGQLLESDRDRALSTLSRIRGETFDLSALTHSDGHDITPADTAPVSRG, encoded by the coding sequence ATGGCAGCGACACTTCGCAGGCCATTCAATGATAACCAGCACGACGTCGAACGGCGATTTGCGCCGCGCACGATCCCTGACCAGGTTGCGGAGGAACTCGGTGCTGAGATCGTCTCCGGCCGCCGCAAAGCGGGCGAGCGTCTTGTCGAACTCGACCTGGCGCGCGATTTCGGCGTCAGCCGTGGCCCAATCCGTGAAGCGATCCGCATTCTCGAGCGCCGGCGCCTGGTCGACATCTTTCCGCGGCGCGGCGCCTATATCAGGCCGCTATCACTCAAATCGGTGGCTGACCTGTTTAATGTCCGCACCGCACTGTCGATGCTGGCAGTGCGCACCATGGCGACCACGCCAGTCGAAAGCTTCATCGACACATTGGCGCGCCGCTGCGACGAGTTGAGAGTCGCAGTCGAGATCGATGATCCAATGGCTTTCGCACATACCACGACGCGCGCGGTAAAGACCATTGCGCGCGGCTCGGGCAACGAACTGCTCGTCGAACTGCTCACCGACCTTGCCAATCAAACCGTATGGGAAACCATATGGAAGACGCCGCTGGACTATCAGACCCGCGACATCCGCCGGCTCAGCGCCGACCTGATGGCATCGACATTGAAGGCGATCCGGCAGCGCAAGCCGAATGCCGCTGTCACACATCTCGGTCAGCTTCTGGAAAGTGATCGCGATCGCGCCTTGTCCACCCTATCGCGCATTCGCGGAGAGACATTCGACCTGAGCGCGCTAACACATAGCGATGGGCACGATATTACACCGGCGGACACTGCGCCCGTTTCGCGCGGGTGA
- a CDS encoding ABC transporter ATP-binding protein, translating into MTGAIDISAPTSARVAGMPNAGVSPQPPLLEVRDLSLSFVTSRGALPITRNVNFTIAPGERVGLVGESGCGKTVTGLSLLRLLPPQSARIQGDILFNGTNLATLSPRRMRAVRGREIAMIFQEPMSALDPVFTVGDQISEAYRIHFPVSRAEGRERAIVALREVGIPAPERRCDEYPHQLSGGMRQRVMIAMALICKPKLLVADEPTTALDVTVQAQITDLLRSLSERTGTALIFITHDLGVVAETCTRMITMYAGEVVEDAPVDDVLMRPRHPYTSGLLRSLPSLSPRRGVLASIPGRVPSPNAMPAGCRFRARCSHAVAGCEQKQPMVETGNGRAARCWRAPELVLPGAVN; encoded by the coding sequence ATGACAGGTGCGATCGACATCTCCGCTCCCACGTCAGCACGCGTTGCTGGAATGCCCAACGCGGGCGTTTCGCCGCAGCCGCCTTTGCTCGAAGTGCGCGATCTCTCACTATCATTCGTGACGTCGCGCGGCGCATTGCCGATTACCCGGAATGTAAATTTCACCATTGCACCGGGCGAGCGCGTCGGTCTGGTCGGAGAGAGCGGATGCGGCAAGACCGTCACTGGTCTGTCGCTGCTGCGGCTGTTGCCGCCGCAGTCGGCGCGCATTCAAGGCGATATCCTGTTCAACGGAACCAATCTGGCCACGCTGTCGCCGCGCCGCATGCGCGCCGTGCGCGGGCGCGAGATTGCGATGATCTTCCAGGAGCCGATGAGCGCGCTCGATCCTGTCTTCACGGTCGGCGACCAGATTAGCGAAGCCTATCGCATCCATTTTCCGGTCAGTCGCGCGGAAGGGCGCGAACGAGCCATTGTGGCGCTGCGTGAAGTCGGCATCCCCGCGCCGGAGCGACGCTGCGACGAGTATCCGCATCAACTCTCCGGTGGCATGCGTCAGCGCGTGATGATCGCCATGGCGCTGATCTGCAAGCCGAAGCTGCTTGTGGCCGACGAGCCTACCACGGCGCTCGATGTAACCGTGCAGGCGCAGATCACCGATCTCTTGCGTTCGTTGAGCGAGCGCACCGGCACGGCATTGATCTTCATTACCCATGATCTTGGCGTCGTCGCCGAAACCTGCACTCGCATGATCACCATGTATGCCGGTGAGGTCGTCGAGGACGCGCCGGTGGACGACGTGCTGATGCGGCCGCGTCATCCCTATACATCCGGACTGCTGCGCTCGCTGCCTAGCCTCAGCCCGCGCCGCGGCGTGCTGGCCTCGATTCCCGGCCGTGTACCGTCACCCAATGCAATGCCCGCCGGCTGCCGCTTCCGCGCGCGCTGTAGCCACGCCGTTGCGGGCTGCGAGCAGAAACAGCCGATGGTCGAGACCGGGAATGGCCGTGCCGCGCGCTGCTGGCGTGCTCCCGAACTCGTGCTGCCGGGAGCAGTGAATTGA